The sequence CTTGTCGTTGTACTGAAAAATGCGGTCTAAGGATAAAAATCGTTGGGTAAATTCAGGATAACTCGTGGTGGAAAGGACATTTCCATTCGCATCGAATTTAAACTTGGTAAACTGGTCTGTTTTGTCCTTTCGTTCTTGCACCAGCAATTCATCGGGCGACACAGCATACATATCATTTACAGGAATCTTTTTCGTAGAAAGCACCGTTCCTTGTTTATCCAAGAGCCGTAAACCATTCTCGTCTCCAACCCAAACGCGGTCGGGTGCAATGTACAATGTTGCAACGGCTTTGCAAGGCGTATTCGGCGGAAGCGCTGTTTTTGCGCCATTTTGCAGATGCACAAGTTGCCTCCCATCACAAACCCATGTATTGTTGTTCAGCCCAATTGCGGCACTACCAATGATGGCTTTCGAGGTCGTATAAATCGGTTGAAAAGGCACATTCCATGCTTCACTTAGCTTTTTGCGCAGGATATTTTCGCCTGTGATAATGTACGCATACTCCTTGTCTTGCAAGTTTTTGGATAAATTTGAGATAGATTCGGTTTGTACCGGGGCTTCAAAAGAAGAACGCAAATCTATGTAGCCCATGCCTTCTGAGTTCACAAACCAAATACGATCTCGCTTATCTGTCAAAATATCGGTGGGTGGCGCGTTGAGTTTTAAGTCTGTCGGACTCCATTGCCGAAGGATTTTCCCTTCTTCATCGGTCATCACAATTTGCGCATTGTTCAAAAGAAAAACATATCCTCCCGAAGCAAGCGCGCGATACATTCTAACCGCCACATTGGGGGCGAATCCTTGAATGTTAAAAGGCTTCAAACCAGAACTTGGGGAATACCGGAAAAATTGATGCGTAAAGCTTTTCATCAAGAGGCTTCCCTTTGCAGAACAACGGAGGTATAAGATATTCGTAACTTCTCCACCGGGCTTGGCAACTTCTAAAAGCACTTGTGCTTTACCTTTTTGGATTTTCGCCAATTGGTATTTTTCATGATCCACGATGTAGAAAGCATCTGGCGAATTACAGTACGCAATGGTACCCGTTTGCCAAACGTGTTCCAATTTCCCATCAGGCTGCGCATGATTTTTAGCAAAAACGCCATCTGGACCCACAAAATAGACGGCTTCTTTAGTATTCTGAATGTAAAAAGGCAATATTTCCTTTCGCTTCGATACTTCAGAATTTAGGTCTATGACATCAAATGTTCCGGCGGAATTGGGCTTGTATAAATTAGCCACACCTGATTTGCCCAAATAAATGCCCTCCTTAGAAGCGAAGAAAGCACGCCTTGTCTGATCAACCTCAAGCATTTTTAGCCAGCGATTTCCATCGTAACGGTAGATTGTACGATCCATATAGCCATATAGATTTTGATCTTCGCCAAGCGATAAGCCTATTACAGGTTTTTCTGCGCCCATCGCTTCCCACGACTTGAAGAAGATATTTGGCGTATTCTGCGTCCATGTAGAAATGGGTATTACCAGAAAGGTAAAGATTAAAAGCCACATCTTTTGTAGCTGTTGATACTCAGGGATTCCTTTGTTTGGCGGACGCATGATTAGAATCATTTTTTCGAGGGAAGACCTAAAGATAATCATTTTCAGAATGCCACTTGCTCGGTCAACAAAAAAATCGCCTTCCTTTGCTCTTCAACACCAATATTCGGAACAAAGAATAAATATCCATGGTGGTCTAAATTACCGTATCAAAGAAAAGCAAAACAAAACGGCCTCGATGTTTTATCACCGAAGCCGTTTGCTTAATTGCCTTATGCCCAAATCCGCTACTTCACCAGTACAAGCGACTTATTGGCCACAAAATTCTCTCCTTTTACCCGCACGAAATAACGTCCGGAAGACAAGTCTTGGGCTTGGAAAGTGAAGGCATGGGTAGTTTGTCCGGCCAAACTTCCATTGTGCAGCGTAGCAACCTTGCGGCCTTGTAGGTCATAAATATTGATCTGCACCACCTGCGTTTGTGCCACGGCCAAGGTGAAGTTTGTTTGAGGATTAAAGGGATTCGGATACGCTTCCGAAAGCGCAAAAGTGTCTGTTAATTCCACAAAGACCTGCATCATCCGACCATAACTTACATACCCATTTTTATCATATTGCGCAATGCGGAAAACGTGAGCGCCATACGCCAGATTTGGAACAGTAAACGAGTACTCGCTCAGGTCAATGGACGTACCTTTGCCTTGCACCTCGCCAACTGGCTTCCATCCTTGGGGCGTTTGCTGTTCAATCACAAAGCGGTCGTTGTTGGTTTCACTAACGGTTTTCCAACTAAAAGTAACCGCTTGATTTTCCACTTGTGCCGATTGGGAGGCCAACGAAATAGGCAGGATTACTGTTTGGGTACCTGTACCATTAAAAACTTCAATATTACTACAATCGCCTGACACCCAAGTGCCTAATTCAGGATAACGTGGTGGATTGGGGGTAGAATCTACCTCGTTATAAGCAGCAACTGCCCACCCACTTCCATCATTGACCTGAAGTTCCCATCTTGTGCCGGAATAAAAGATTCGAGCCGGTAATGGGTCAGGGGAAGAAGAGGTAAGCACATCCCCAGCATAAATATTTCGTCCTGATTCCGTTGATTGATACGTTAAGACATTAGATGTTGCAGGATTTGGAAAACATCCCCCATCCGCATCTTTAAAGGTAACCGTGTTGCCTGATTGGGCAAAGATTTGAGACGCTATGCTGAGCATAAGCGCACTAAGTAGAAGCAAAATTTTCATAAAGGTATTTAATTGTGAATAAAGAAGATATAGTCTTATGACTACAAGGTAAATTTGTAAAATGAAAACAACGTGGGCATCTTCGGCAGAAGGAAGATGCCCACGCATTAGGTTACTTTAGTTATCCCAATGCTCTGGGTAATACCCATCTACCGAGATGATGAACATCATCGTAACGGTAGGCTGCATTAGGCTAATCGGTTGTGGGTTACTCGCACCAGCAGGCTGGGCGGTAATTTCCACCATTTCTTTCGCCATGCTACTATCAGCGGTCGTATTGTATTCTTTATCGAAAGTGCCCGTACCAGCGGGATAACCTCCAACGGGAGAATCTTGGGTTCCCGAAGCAGTACTAACATTGAGTTTTACATTGACCTTATGGCCATGGACTGGGAGGTTTTCGGCTTTTAACACGTAGGACTCACTTCCACCTTTGAATCCCTGTGAGCGTTGTTGGTCTGGGGCAACGGGAATTCGACCGCGTAAGTCGGGTAAACCAAAAGTAGTTCTTCCATCCCCGCCAAAGCGCGTGCCCAGAATACTAAAAAGGGCTGTGTATTGTTGAATCGGCAAGAGTTGGCCATCACAAGACATCCAGCCATGTGGAACGTAAGAGCCACTAAAAAGGCGAATTTCGCCAAGATATTGTTCCATTTCTTTTTGGGTTTAAAACTGTTCAATGAAAACGGTTAGGCTTAGGATCGGGGCGGGTAATTCCCTTGTACTGCGATCATAAAGC is a genomic window of Rhodothermia bacterium containing:
- a CDS encoding T9SS type A sorting domain-containing protein; translation: MKILLLLSALMLSIASQIFAQSGNTVTFKDADGGCFPNPATSNVLTYQSTESGRNIYAGDVLTSSSPDPLPARIFYSGTRWELQVNDGSGWAVAAYNEVDSTPNPPRYPELGTWVSGDCSNIEVFNGTGTQTVILPISLASQSAQVENQAVTFSWKTVSETNNDRFVIEQQTPQGWKPVGEVQGKGTSIDLSEYSFTVPNLAYGAHVFRIAQYDKNGYVSYGRMMQVFVELTDTFALSEAYPNPFNPQTNFTLAVAQTQVVQINIYDLQGRKVATLHNGSLAGQTTHAFTFQAQDLSSGRYFVRVKGENFVANKSLVLVK
- a CDS encoding phage tail protein → MEQYLGEIRLFSGSYVPHGWMSCDGQLLPIQQYTALFSILGTRFGGDGRTTFGLPDLRGRIPVAPDQQRSQGFKGGSESYVLKAENLPVHGHKVNVKLNVSTASGTQDSPVGGYPAGTGTFDKEYNTTADSSMAKEMVEITAQPAGASNPQPISLMQPTVTMMFIISVDGYYPEHWDN